A window of Gossypium raimondii isolate GPD5lz chromosome 7, ASM2569854v1, whole genome shotgun sequence genomic DNA:
atcaaagttgagtgactgttagtgtaatttacccaacaataaacacaaaataaataaataaataaaatctcatatatcttcttttttttggttaaataaagtcttaaataaatttaatctcagtaatatataaattacaatataaaataactCAACCATGATTAACGGGAAACAACTAGGGGTTAGAAAAGCAGTTTGTATTAAAAGGGAACCGTCCTCTCCCAACAAGTTAGAATAGCAGAACGAAGGATGACCAAAATATGATGATCAGAAAGCCCATTACACGATCCTTCCCCACCGTCAATATCCCCGACTGGGAACCGTTAAATGATTCGGCGGATAACTTTCCGGCCGTCGGCTTTAACTGCAATGCAACCTGCAGCCCTTGTCCCGTCGAATACCTTGCGGCGCTCCGCCGTTACCTCCCCTCGAACGATCTGGAGCCCGACACCCTTAGCGACGACTCCGACGTACACATCATCGATGCATTCTCGTGCGACCATTTCCGTATGTACGAGTTCAAGGTGAGGAGGTGTGCTCGTGGCAGGTCGCATGACTGGACCGCGTGTCCGTACGCCCACCCAGGGGAGAAGGCTCGGCGGAGGGATCCGAGGAAGTTCCATTACTCTGGATCCGCTTGCCCGGATTTCCGCAAAGGAAACTGTAAAAAAGGCGATTCGTGTGAGTTCGCTCATGGCGTGTTTGAGTGTTGGCTCCACCCAACTCGTTACCGGACTCAGCCATGCAAGGACGGTACTTGTTGTAAACGGAGGGTTTGTTTTTTTGCTCACACGCCGGAGCAACTACGGGTCTTACCCCAGCAGAGTCCGAGAGGGAATGGGTCCGGGTCCGGGTCAAGTGATATGGATTACTTTGGCTCGCCTATCCGCTATCGTTTAGACTATGTTTCTTCACCAACTTCCA
This region includes:
- the LOC105804617 gene encoding zinc finger CCCH domain-containing protein 23, whose amino-acid sequence is MMIRKPITRSFPTVNIPDWEPLNDSADNFPAVGFNCNATCSPCPVEYLAALRRYLPSNDLEPDTLSDDSDVHIIDAFSCDHFRMYEFKVRRCARGRSHDWTACPYAHPGEKARRRDPRKFHYSGSACPDFRKGNCKKGDSCEFAHGVFECWLHPTRYRTQPCKDGTCCKRRVCFFAHTPEQLRVLPQQSPRGNGSGSGSSDMDYFGSPIRYRLDYVSSPTSILASPPISPPSDSPPTSPSGSFNSVSELTSSVRNLQIGKAKMGTTCSRGSCFVSPRSSMLRPGSPLTPTRTPTRSGLSKFELWESNNAFDEPAMERVESGRDLRTRMYAKLSEENSLDLLDPTGSCPDVGWVSELVGY